TCGGCTTTATTCTGGAAGAGGGACTTCCCTTTGAAACGCTACACCGAATTGTCCTTTCCATGGAGAAGGCAGCTAAACTTGCTGGTGTCCAAATTGTTGCCGGTGATACCAAGGTTGTAAACCGGGGCAGTTGCGATAAACTGTTTATCAATACCAGCGGATTCGGCTTTGTACCTGATGATGTCAATATTTCAGCTTCAAATCTTGAAGTTGGGGATAAAATCATCTTGTCGGGGACGCTGGCAGATCATGGAATGGCTGTCATGACCACTCGTGAGGGATTATCCTTTCAGTCAACTGTGGAAAGTGATACAGCCGGATTAAATCATCTTGTCCAGGATATGCTCGCTGTAAGCACCAATATTCATGCTTTGAGGGATCCAACGCGTGGTGGTCTGGCCACAACGCTTAATGAATTTGCTGCATCTTCTACTGTAGGAATTCAACTCTATGGGGATACCATTCCTGTAAAAGAGAATGTCCGCGGTGCCTGTGAGATATTGGGAATTGATCCACTTTACGTAGCCAACGAAGGTAAGTTGGTAGCCATTGTGCCGCCAGATGTCGCAGATGAAATGCTGAATGCTATGCATGGCAATGAACACGGAAAGTCAGCAACTATTATTGGTGAAGTTACAGACAAGCATCCTGGAATAGTGGCTATACAGACAGGATTAGGAGCCAATCGAATTGTGGATATGCCCGTAGGAGAACAGCTTCCGCGTATCTGCTAGCTAAAAGCGCATATTATGGGGTTGGTGCTACATAATCTTTTGAACGAGTTCGTGATTCCGAAATGTACTCGTTGAAATATCCTGCCCACTTAAATCGAATATCCCAGATTTCCTGGTTGGATGTCAATTCCGGGTAATCAATGAGCTCCGTCTTGCTCAACACAAACTGGCTTCTAAGCATGGTGGGAAAGATCTGGGCAACCAGACTTGGGAAATCCGGGACGCGGTAACTTGTGAGATCATTCCGACCAACAATATTCCAGGTATATACTGATTCACCAGACCGAAAACGCCAATAGCTCCTGATTTGATCAAAGGTGCCTGTCGTTGTGATCTCAAAATTGTTTTTGGAGCCTGACACAAATGTCATGCTTGCATCGATGGTTTCAAACTGGCCGGGAATATTGCCATAGACCGTATTGTAATTCCAACCACCACTTTTGAAATAATACATATAGGTACGATAATCCTGCATCTCAGACTGCGGAGTGTGCACGCGCATGGTGGTTGTATTTGGATCAAAGCGAACTCGATCCAGTAAAAATGATCCATGACTATAATCTCCTGAAACTGTATAACCGTATAGCAAAGTTCGGGCTTCTTGTGCGTCTGAAGGGAATTGCACACTATGCTCAGTTGTCGATATGAGATTACTCAGGCTGATATCGTAACCCTGGGGTTGTAAAGCATCATACCAAAGATAGCCAGTTCCGTTTGATGTATTGCTCAGTCGTAAATACACACCGGTTTCAGCCTTGTAGGTCTTGAGCGACAATTCTGCAGGGATTTGAGTGTCAAACCCCCAAAGCTCTGCATAGGCATTGGCCACAGACCAACCCGTGTGTGAGGGTACAGAACTAATACTGAAATCAATGGTTTGATAAAAATTCAAATCCACCCGTGGTAATCCCCGAAAGGTCCACGTTTCACCACGAGGAATGTCCAGATAGGTTGCAATATTGACATTGCCATATCCATCAGCCCTCATCGTGGTAATAGAAATATTTCCCGAATCAGATGGACTCTGATTTAGATCCTCAATCACTACTGTAGCATTACCAGTCCAGGACGATTGTCCCAGCAAGGTCCCTGACATATCCTGAACAAACAAAACACCGGCTCCACAGTCTGCACAGAGCCAATTATTAACGTACTTCGCTGTGAATAATACATTGGCCACACGCACAACCACCTGATTCGACAGGGTTTCGTTCCCAGCATCATCGATAGCTCGACATTGAAGGGAATGCTCCCCATTCTCGTATTCCAGTGTATTCCAGCTTGCGGTAAAGGGTTCACTATGAAGGGTCTCGATCAAGTCACCATCGACAAAAAACTCAACCGATTCGATCCCCTCATCATCGGCAACCAGAGCGCTGATAGACGTCACACCAGCCACTGTTGAATTATTGAGGGGGGAGGAAATACTGATTTCAGGAAGGCTGGTATTAACCCCCTCCTGACAACCGATTAAAAGCAGCGTAGCGATTAACCCGACCCATTGAAGTTTCACTGTTTCAATCCCCTTTAATTATTACTCGGATTATTCTGCTGTCGTACCCAGTTGACGATGTAGATAAGTGAATTCGATAGCAGCCATGGTCGCATATTGTTTCAAATTCGCTCCAGCTGCATGCCCACCTTCAATATTTTCATAATACATAACCGGATGCCCCTGTTCCAGCATACGGGCAACCATTTTCCTGGCGTGTCCTGGATGAACACGATCATCCTTGGTTGAGGTTGTAAACATCACTCTGGGATATGACTTTTGAGGGTCTAAAAGATGGTATGGAGAATGAGCTTTGAGATATGCGCCTTCTTGGGGATCGTCGGGGTCTCCGTACTCCCCCATCCAACTGGCACCTGCCAGTAATTTATGATATCGCATCATATCAAGCAGGGGAACCTGGGAAACCACAGCACCAAACAGATCGGGTCTCAAGGTAAAAGCCGCACCGACCAAAAGTCCACCACCGCTGCCCCCCATAATACCCAACTTCTCTGGGGAGGTGATACCACTGT
This is a stretch of genomic DNA from Candidatus Neomarinimicrobiota bacterium. It encodes these proteins:
- the hypE gene encoding hydrogenase expression/formation protein HypE: MDFPEALSCPVPILSHDTVQLAHGAGGKLSNEMIDKIFLPRFTNSTLDKMEDQAVLENPGGRIAFSTDTFVVDPIFFPGGDIGDLAINGTVNDIAMSGAIPRYLSVGFILEEGLPFETLHRIVLSMEKAAKLAGVQIVAGDTKVVNRGSCDKLFINTSGFGFVPDDVNISASNLEVGDKIILSGTLADHGMAVMTTREGLSFQSTVESDTAGLNHLVQDMLAVSTNIHALRDPTRGGLATTLNEFAASSTVGIQLYGDTIPVKENVRGACEILGIDPLYVANEGKLVAIVPPDVADEMLNAMHGNEHGKSATIIGEVTDKHPGIVAIQTGLGANRIVDMPVGEQLPRIC